The proteins below come from a single Aptenodytes patagonicus chromosome 2, bAptPat1.pri.cur, whole genome shotgun sequence genomic window:
- the CYP7B1 gene encoding cytochrome P450 7B1, protein MDPFQYVYVIRNSKQLEFHEFADKMASKTFDYPALSKGKFPDLKENLHRIYQYLQGKPLDIISDHMMKNLQDVFEWKCSQATDWETEKMYKFCCSVMFEASFVTLYGRVPAADGHKVISEIRDKFIKFDASFPYLAANIPIELLGATKKVRKELIHHFLLQNMTKWLGGSKVVQARQDIFEKYELLGDYDKAAHHFAFLWASVGNTIPATFWAMYYLLRHPEALAAVRDEIDHLLQSTGQKRGPTYNIHLTREQLDNLVYLESALNESLRMCSSSMNIRISQEDFVLKLEGNQEVSLRKGDWIALYPQILHMDPEVYEDPKEYKFDRYIENGKKKTTFYKAGRKLKYFLMPFGSGISMCPGRFLAMNEMKMFLFILVAHFDVELVENKAVRLDNSRMGLGILLPDVDIAFRYKLRSLRK, encoded by the exons ATGGACCCATTTCAATATGTCTATGTCATCCGAAATAGCAAGCAACTTGAATTTCATGAATTTGCTGATAAAATGGCTTCCAAAACTTTCGACTACCCAGCCTTGTCAAAAGGAAAATTCCCCGATCTCAAGGAAAACCTGCACAGAATCTACCAGTATCTACAAGGCAAACCTTTGGATATCATTTCTGACCACATGATGAAAAATCTCCAGGATGTATTTGAATGGAAATGCTCACAAGCAACAGAttgggaaacagaaaaaatgtaCAAATTCTGCTGCTCTGTAATGTTTGAAGCCAGTTTTGTAACACTATATGGAAGAGTTCCTGCTGCAGATGGCCACAAAGTTATTAGTGAAATCAGAGACAAATTTATCAAGTTTGATGCCAGCTTTCCCTATTTAGCTGCAAACATACCAATTGAGTTGCTAGGAGCTACCAAGAAGGTTCGGAAGGAGCTTATACatcattttttacttcagaacATGACAAAATGGCTGGGAGGGTCAAAAGTGGTCCAAGCCAGACAAGATATATTTGAGAAATATGAGCTGCTTGGAGATTATGACAAAGCAG CACATCATTTTGCCTTCCTGTGGGCCTCTGTGGGAAACACGATTCCAGCTACATTCTGGGCCATGTATTATCTTCTGCGGCACCCAGAAGCTCTTGCAGCAGTGCGTGACGAGATTGACCATTTGCTGCAGTCAACAGGTCAAAAGAGAGGGCCCACGTATAACATCCACCTCACCAGAGAACAATTGGACAACCTGGTCTACCtag AGAGTGCCTTAAACGAGAGTTTACGAATGTGCTCGTCCTCCATGAACATTCGCATCAGCCAGGAGGATTTTGTTCTCAAGCTTGAAGGGAATCAAGAAGTCAGTTTGAGGAAAGGCGACTGGATAGCCCTTTACCCGCAGATTTTGCACATGGACCCTGAGGTCTATGAAGATCCTAAG GAGTATAAGTTTGATCGATACATAGAGAATGgcaagaagaaaaccacattctacaaggcaggaagaaaactgaagtatTTCCTAATGCCCTTTGGCTCTGGGATCAGCATGTGTCCAGGGAGGTTCCTCGCAATGAATGAGAtgaagatgtttcttttcatACTAGTGGCTCATTTCGATGTAGAACTAGTGGAAAACAAAGCTGTCAGACTTGATAACAGTCGTATGGGCCTTGGTATCCTCCTGCCAGACGTTGATATTGCCTTTCGTTACAAGCTAAGGTCCTTAAGAAAGTGA